The Bordetella sp. FB-8 genome includes a window with the following:
- the rfaE1 gene encoding D-glycero-beta-D-manno-heptose-7-phosphate kinase, producing the protein MTDISSFPARAIARSRVLVVGDVMLDRYWFGEVDRISPEAPVPVVHVARREDRLGGAANVARNVAALGGLVTLVGVTGADEAGACVGQLAQQAGVHADLVSDAAHPTTLKMRVLGRQQQMLRIDFEQRPAQTSLDGVSAAVARHLPNHDVIVLSDYAKGALDRVQDLIALAREHKVPVLVDPKGDDYDRYKGATLVTPNRSEMRQAVGRWKDEDDLTARAQLLRAHLQLEALLVTRSEQGMTLFSAGSREHVDAQAHEVFDVSGAGDTVLATLALMRAAGLSWVQAMGWANRAGGIVVGKLGTSTVTAAELAGG; encoded by the coding sequence ATGACCGACATATCGTCTTTTCCTGCCCGTGCCATCGCACGCAGTCGCGTGCTGGTGGTGGGCGATGTCATGCTGGATCGCTACTGGTTCGGCGAAGTGGACCGCATTTCGCCGGAGGCGCCGGTGCCCGTGGTTCACGTGGCGCGCCGTGAAGACCGACTCGGCGGGGCGGCCAACGTGGCGCGCAACGTCGCAGCCCTGGGCGGCCTGGTCACGCTGGTGGGCGTGACGGGTGCGGACGAGGCCGGCGCGTGTGTCGGCCAGCTTGCGCAGCAAGCCGGCGTGCATGCGGATCTAGTCAGCGACGCTGCGCATCCCACCACGCTCAAGATGCGTGTGCTGGGACGACAGCAGCAGATGCTGCGCATCGATTTCGAGCAGCGTCCTGCGCAGACCTCGCTAGATGGCGTGAGCGCGGCCGTGGCGCGCCATCTGCCCAATCACGATGTGATTGTTCTGTCCGACTATGCCAAGGGCGCGCTGGACCGCGTCCAGGACCTGATCGCCCTGGCGCGCGAGCACAAGGTGCCGGTACTGGTCGACCCCAAAGGCGACGATTACGATCGCTATAAGGGCGCGACGCTGGTCACGCCCAACCGCTCAGAAATGCGCCAGGCCGTGGGCCGCTGGAAGGACGAGGACGACCTGACCGCGCGCGCGCAGCTACTGCGTGCCCACCTGCAGCTTGAGGCTTTGCTGGTGACGCGCTCGGAGCAAGGCATGACGCTGTTCTCGGCGGGTTCGCGCGAGCACGTCGACGCGCAGGCGCACGAAGTGTTCGACGTTTCCGGCGCGGGCGATACCGTGCTGGCCACTCTGGCGCTGATGCGTGCCGCGGGCCTGTCCTGGGTCCAGGCCATGGGCTGGGCCAATCGAGCCGGCGGCATTGTGGTGGGCAAGCTAGGTACTTCAACCGTCACCGCCGCGGAACTGGCGGGAGGCTGA
- the lapB gene encoding lipopolysaccharide assembly protein LapB: MDFEPWWLIFIPMLFGLGWVAARFDFRQMLRETRTLPDSYFRGLNFLLNEEPDRAIDAFVEVAKLDPETTELHFALGSLFRRRGEMERAIRVHQSLLNRADLPVAERDHAQHELAQDFLKAGMLDRAESTFNTLKDTRFALPALRSLVRIYESEHDWPRAIEVVKTLQGLVDEPVPQIVHYHCELAQTALAAKPMNAEAANVALDAADHAAKGFDAAASRGARARVAMLRAQLAQIEQNPKRERLYLESVLTDASEYAGLVAERLLANYTQSGEAAQGLDVLSRHYAQHASLDLFNVVFRELRAQRGQAQAWRFAREAMRSHPSLLGLDRLLEVELANPTAGSPAAGASDAVPTDARRDDAVPGGDLTLLRSLIHKHTQRLDRYVCKSCGFQPRRFYWQCPGCNAWETSAPRRLEELE, translated from the coding sequence GTGGATTTTGAACCCTGGTGGCTGATTTTCATTCCCATGCTGTTCGGCCTGGGATGGGTGGCTGCGCGCTTCGATTTTCGTCAGATGTTGCGTGAAACGCGCACCCTGCCGGATTCGTACTTCCGTGGCCTGAATTTTCTGCTCAACGAAGAACCCGACCGGGCCATCGACGCCTTCGTCGAGGTGGCCAAGCTCGATCCGGAAACCACCGAGCTGCACTTTGCCTTGGGCAGCCTGTTTCGCCGGCGCGGCGAAATGGAGCGCGCCATCCGCGTGCATCAAAGCCTGCTGAACCGTGCCGATCTGCCGGTGGCCGAGCGCGACCACGCCCAGCACGAACTAGCGCAGGATTTCCTCAAGGCCGGCATGCTGGATCGCGCCGAAAGCACCTTCAACACGCTCAAGGACACGCGCTTTGCCTTGCCGGCGCTGCGTTCGCTGGTGCGCATCTACGAATCCGAGCACGACTGGCCGCGCGCCATCGAGGTGGTCAAGACGCTGCAAGGCCTGGTGGACGAGCCTGTGCCTCAGATCGTGCACTACCACTGCGAACTGGCGCAGACGGCGCTGGCTGCCAAGCCAATGAACGCCGAGGCTGCCAATGTGGCGCTGGACGCCGCCGATCACGCAGCCAAAGGTTTCGACGCGGCAGCCTCGCGCGGGGCGCGGGCGCGCGTCGCCATGCTGCGCGCGCAGTTGGCGCAGATCGAGCAGAACCCCAAGCGCGAGCGCCTGTACCTGGAGTCGGTCCTGACCGACGCGTCGGAATATGCGGGCCTGGTGGCCGAGCGCCTGCTGGCCAATTACACCCAGTCGGGCGAGGCGGCCCAGGGGCTGGACGTGCTCAGCCGGCACTATGCGCAGCATGCCTCGCTCGATCTTTTCAACGTGGTTTTCCGCGAGTTGCGGGCCCAGCGAGGCCAGGCGCAGGCCTGGCGTTTCGCGCGCGAGGCAATGCGCAGCCATCCATCGTTGCTTGGGCTGGATCGCCTGCTCGAAGTCGAGCTGGCCAACCCCACGGCGGGCAGCCCGGCCGCAGGCGCTTCCGATGCCGTGCCCACTGATGCGCGCCGCGACGATGCCGTGCCCGGCGGGGATCTGACCCTGCTGCGCAGCCTCATTCACAAGCACACGCAGCGGTTGGACCGCTACGTTTGCAAGTCCTGCGGCTTTCAGCCGCGCCGTTTCTATTGGCAATGCCCGGGCTGCAATGCCTGGGAAACCTCGGCTCCTCGTCGTCTGGAGGAACTGGAATGA
- a CDS encoding lipopolysaccharide assembly LapA domain-containing protein, with protein sequence MRYFVWILRLLVFIAVLIFAVKNTDPVKVNFYADYAIQNVPLIVVMLVTFVVGAVFGLLLTVPMAMRRRREASRLRREVDRLKSLAQAAASPTPVSPEAIAPMSPL encoded by the coding sequence ATGCGCTATTTCGTCTGGATCCTGCGCCTGTTGGTCTTCATCGCCGTATTGATCTTCGCCGTGAAGAACACCGATCCGGTCAAGGTCAATTTTTACGCCGACTACGCGATACAGAACGTGCCGCTCATCGTGGTCATGCTGGTCACCTTCGTGGTGGGGGCCGTTTTCGGCCTACTGCTGACGGTGCCCATGGCCATGCGCCGCCGCCGTGAGGCCTCGCGCCTGCGCCGCGAGGTCGACCGCCTGAAGTCCCTGGCCCAAGCCGCCGCGTCGCCGACCCCGGTGTCGCCGGAGGCCATCGCACCCATGTCGCCGCTGTGA